Within the Pseudomonas mendocina genome, the region CGGCCCCAAGGGCGACATCGCCATCTTCCGCACCGCCGCCGACGAGGTCTTCGCCCTCGACGACCGCTGCCCGCACAAGGGCGGCCCGCTGTCCCAGGGACTGATCTACGGCAAGCGCGTGGCCTGCCCGCTGCACAACTGGCAGATCGAGCTGGAGTCCGGCGACGCCGTGGCGCCGGATGTGGGCTGCGCTCATCGGCACCACGCCCGGGTCGAGAATGGCCGCGTGCTGCTGGCATTCGCTCACAGCAGCTAGCCCTGTGGGAGGCGCTTCAGCGGCGACGGTCGCGGCTGAAGCCCCTCCCACCAGAACTTCCCCGCGCCTCAGGAGCTCCGAACATGGCCAGCCCCACTCAAGTCACCGCCTCCACCTGCTGCTACTGCGGCGTGGGCTGCGGCGTGCTGATCGAGCACGACGGCGAGAAGATCCTCGGCGTTGCCGGCGACCCCAGCCACCCGGCCAACTTCGGCAAACTGTGCAGCAAGGGTTCGACCCTGCACCTGACCGGCGACCTCGATGCCCGCGCCCTCTATCCCGAGCTGCGCCTGGGCAAGGGCCTGGCCCGTTCGCGCACCGACTGGAACAGCGCCCTGGACCATGCCGCGGCGGTGTTCGCCGAAACCATTCGTGAACATGGCCCGGACAGCGTCGCTTTCTACATCTCCGGCCAGTTGCTGACCGAGGACTACTACGCCTTCAACAAGCTGGCACGCGCCCTGGTCGGCACCCACAACATCGACTCCAACTCGCGCCTGTGCATGTCCAGCGCCGTGGTCGGCTACAAACGCAGCCTCGGCGCCGACGGTCCGCCCTGCTCCTACGAGGACATCGAGCAAAGCGACTGCCTGCTGATCGCCGGCTCCAACATGGCCTATGCCCACCCGGTGCTGTTCCGCCGCCTGGAAGAAGCCAAGGCGCGCCGCCCAGAGATGAAGGTGATCGTCATTGACCCGCGGCGCACCGACACCTGCGAACTGGCCGACCTGCACCTGGCGATCCTGCCCGGCACCGATGTGGCGCTGTTTCACGGCATCCTGCATATCCTGCTGTGGGAGGGCTGGATCGACCGCGCCTATATCGACGCCCACACAGAAGGCTTCGAGGCACTGAAGAAGCTGGTGCGCGACTACAGCCCGGCAGTCACCGCCGACCTTTGCGGCATCAGCCTGGACGATCTGCAGCGCTGCGCCGAGCTGATCGGCCGAGCGCCCTCCTTCCTCTCGCTGTGGTGCATGGGGCTGAATCAGTCCTCCTCCGGCAGCGCCAAGAACAGCGCGCTGATCAACCTGCACCTGGCCACCGGGCAGATCGGCAAGCCCGGCGCCGGCCCCTTCTCGCTGACTGGCCAGCCCAACGCCATGGGCGGCCGCGAGACCGGCAGCCTGAGCAACCTGTTGCCGGGTCACCGCGAGGCCGGCAATGCCGAGCACCGTGCCGAAGTCGCCGCCTACTGGGGCGTCGACGCGCTGCCGGAGACGCCCGGGCTGTCCGCCATCGAGTTGTTCGATGCGGTGCACGACGGCCGCATCATGGCACTGTGGATCGCCTGTACGAACCCGGCCCAATCGCTGCCGAACCAGAGCAAGGTGCACGAGGCCCTGGCCGCCTGTCCCTTCGTCGTGGTGCAGGAAGCCTTCTTCACCACCGAAACCTGCCGCTACGCCGACCTGCTGCTGCCCGCCGCCAGCTGGGGCGAGAAGGAAGGTACGGTGACCAACTCCGAACGCCGCGTCAGCCATGTACGCCGTGCTGTGCCAGCGCCCGCAGAGGCGCGGCCCGATTGGTCGATCACCTGCGACTTCGCCCGTCGCCTGGAAACTCTGCTCCGCCCCGGCCTGCCCAGCCTGTTCGACTTCGCCAGCGCCGAGGCGCTGTTCGAGGAATACAAGCACCTGACCGCCCAGCGCGATCTCGACCTCTCGGGGCTAAGCTACGCGCTACTCGATGACCAAGGTCCACAACAATGGCCGTTTGCGCCCGGCGCGAGCCAGGGTACCGCACGGCTCTATGCCGACGGCCGATTCCCCACTGCCAGCGGGCGCGCGCAGTTCCATGCCGACCCGTACCGCGCGCCGAAGGAAAAGCGCGAGGCGCGTTTCTCCCTGACTCTCAACACCGGCCGCCTGCGCGATCAGTGGCACGGCATGAGCCGCACCGGTACCGCCGCGCGCCTGTTCGGCCATGTCGAGGCCGCCGTACTCGGCCTGCATCCGGACGAGTTACGTCGTCGTCGCCTGCGGGACGGCGACCTGGTCAAGCTGCGCAGCCGCCGCGGCAGCCTGATCCTGCCGGTGCAGGCCGACGAGTCGGTGCGCCCAGGCCAGGCCTGGCTGCCGATGCACTGGGGCGACCGCTTCCTCAAGGGCCTGGGCACCAACGTGCTGACCCAGCCGGCCTTCGATCCGCTGTCCAAGCAGCCGGAGCTCAAGCATGCCGGCGTCGAGGTGGACAAGGTCGAACTGCCCTGGCGGCTGTTCGCCCTGGTCGAGGGTGAAGTGCAGAGCCGCTTCGAGGCCCTGCGTCCGCTGTTCGAGGAGTTCGCCTACGCCAGCCTCACCCCCACCGGTCGCGAGCGTCCCGCTCTGCTGATCCGCGCCGCCAGCGCCGTGGCGCCGCAACCGGAGCTGCTGGCGCAGATCGACCGCCTGCTGCGCCTGAATGAAGGTCCGGTGCTGGCCTACGACGACCCGCGCCGTGCGGTGGGCAAGCGCGTGCGCATCGAGGACGGCCGCATCGTCAGCATCCGCCTGGCCGGCGAAACCGCCGCCAGCGAGTGGCTCAGAAGCCTGTGGCTGGACGGCCAGGCCGACGCCGACCTGCGTCGCTGGCTGCTCGCCCCGGTCTCCGCGCCGCCAGGTAATGCAGCCGCCAACACGCGTGGCAAGACCCTGTGCAACTGCCTGAACGTCAGCGAAGGCGCGGTATGCGCCGGCATCGCACGCGGCCTGGATCTGGACGGTCTCAGGCAAGAGCTCAAGTGCGGCACCAGTTGTGGCTCCTGTGTCCCCGAAATCAAACGTCTGCTGGCGCAACAGCCCACTGCAGTGAACGCATGAATTGATCGTACCCACGCTCTGCGTGGGTATGCAGGCCGAGACGCTCCGCGTCTCATGGGACGCAGAGCGTCCCCGAATCCGTTCCCACGCCGGAGCGTGGGAGCCAGCGGCAAACGCCGGCACATGACACGAGAGAGGTGGTGAACATGAATGCAAAAGTCTGGCTGGTGGGCGCTGGGCCCGGTGACCCCGAGCTGCTGACCCTCAAGGCGGTCAAGGCACTGAACCAGGCCGAGGTCGTGATGATTGACGATCTGGTCAACCCGGCCGTGCTCGAGCATTGCCCCGGCGCCCGCATCGTCTCGGTAGGCAAGCGCGGAGGCTGTCGCTCCACACCGCAGGCCTTTATCCATCGCCTGATGCTGCGCTATGCGCGCCAGGGCAAGTGCGTGGTGCGCCTCAAAGGCGGCGATCCGTGCATCTTTGGCCGCGGCAGCGAGGAAGCCGACTGGCTCGGCGAGCACGGCATCGAAGTGGAAATGGTCAACGGCATCACCGCCGGGCTGGCCGGCGCCACCAACTGCGGCATTCCCCTGACCCTGCGCGGCGTTGCCCGTGGCGTGACCCTGGTCACCGCCCACACCCAGGACGACAGCAGCCTGAACTGGACGGCCCTGGCGCAGAGCGGCACCACCTTGGTGGTCTATATGGGCGTGGCCAAACTGGCGGATATTCGCGACGGCCTGCTCGCCGGCGGCATGAGCGCCGAGATGCCGGTGGCGATGATCGAGAACGCCTCTCTGCCCGCCCAGCGTGAATGCCGCAGCCAACTGGGCGCGATGCAGGAAGATGCAACAGCCTTCGCCCTGAAGAGCCCGGCCATTCTGGTGATCGGCGAAGTCGCCCGCGCCAGCACACAGATCAGCATGCCCCAGCTCCTGCATGCCTGACCGCTTCACGCTCCGGAGAAGACGTTGTTTGCCCGTCGCCCCCTCGGCGGGCTTTTTTATTCCAGAAAAGAAAAAACCCGGCCGAGGCCGGGTTTTTCTTGTAGCACCAGAAGCATTACTGCTTGATCTGGGCTTCTACTTCGGCTTCAACGCGACGGTTGATGGCGCGGCCGGAGTCGGTGGCGTTGTCGGCTACCGGGCGGGTTTCGCCGTAACCAACAGCGTTCACGCGGCTGCCGTCTACACCGTACTGGTTGACCAGCACGTTACGTACGGCGTTGGCACGACGCTCGGACAGACCCTGGTTGTAAGCGTCAGAACCGACGGAGTCAGTGTGACCTTCAACGGTGGTGGTGGTCTGCGGGTACTGGTTCATGAAGTCAGCCAGGTTCTTGATGTCACCGTAGCTTTCTTCTTTGACGCGGTCCTTGTCGAAGTCGAACTTGACGTCCAGTTCAACGCGAACGGTTTCCAGAGCCGGCTCCG harbors:
- the nirD gene encoding nitrite reductase small subunit NirD, with translation MNWLDICALDDINVLGSRIVSGPKGDIAIFRTAADEVFALDDRCPHKGGPLSQGLIYGKRVACPLHNWQIELESGDAVAPDVGCAHRHHARVENGRVLLAFAHSS
- a CDS encoding nitrate reductase, encoding MASPTQVTASTCCYCGVGCGVLIEHDGEKILGVAGDPSHPANFGKLCSKGSTLHLTGDLDARALYPELRLGKGLARSRTDWNSALDHAAAVFAETIREHGPDSVAFYISGQLLTEDYYAFNKLARALVGTHNIDSNSRLCMSSAVVGYKRSLGADGPPCSYEDIEQSDCLLIAGSNMAYAHPVLFRRLEEAKARRPEMKVIVIDPRRTDTCELADLHLAILPGTDVALFHGILHILLWEGWIDRAYIDAHTEGFEALKKLVRDYSPAVTADLCGISLDDLQRCAELIGRAPSFLSLWCMGLNQSSSGSAKNSALINLHLATGQIGKPGAGPFSLTGQPNAMGGRETGSLSNLLPGHREAGNAEHRAEVAAYWGVDALPETPGLSAIELFDAVHDGRIMALWIACTNPAQSLPNQSKVHEALAACPFVVVQEAFFTTETCRYADLLLPAASWGEKEGTVTNSERRVSHVRRAVPAPAEARPDWSITCDFARRLETLLRPGLPSLFDFASAEALFEEYKHLTAQRDLDLSGLSYALLDDQGPQQWPFAPGASQGTARLYADGRFPTASGRAQFHADPYRAPKEKREARFSLTLNTGRLRDQWHGMSRTGTAARLFGHVEAAVLGLHPDELRRRRLRDGDLVKLRSRRGSLILPVQADESVRPGQAWLPMHWGDRFLKGLGTNVLTQPAFDPLSKQPELKHAGVEVDKVELPWRLFALVEGEVQSRFEALRPLFEEFAYASLTPTGRERPALLIRAASAVAPQPELLAQIDRLLRLNEGPVLAYDDPRRAVGKRVRIEDGRIVSIRLAGETAASEWLRSLWLDGQADADLRRWLLAPVSAPPGNAAANTRGKTLCNCLNVSEGAVCAGIARGLDLDGLRQELKCGTSCGSCVPEIKRLLAQQPTAVNA
- the cobA gene encoding uroporphyrinogen-III C-methyltransferase; its protein translation is MNAKVWLVGAGPGDPELLTLKAVKALNQAEVVMIDDLVNPAVLEHCPGARIVSVGKRGGCRSTPQAFIHRLMLRYARQGKCVVRLKGGDPCIFGRGSEEADWLGEHGIEVEMVNGITAGLAGATNCGIPLTLRGVARGVTLVTAHTQDDSSLNWTALAQSGTTLVVYMGVAKLADIRDGLLAGGMSAEMPVAMIENASLPAQRECRSQLGAMQEDATAFALKSPAILVIGEVARASTQISMPQLLHA